A DNA window from Amycolatopsis sp. DSM 110486 contains the following coding sequences:
- a CDS encoding YbaB/EbfC family nucleoid-associated protein: MDNNGRAPEIAEIGQRAAEAQERLKRVAATATSNDGAVTVTVNTSGALQQLSFGPRADEISRSALAAAVVATAHRAQAHAAQQLHAIMAPLIGENSDAMKFLDEQIPTPEVPEEQPPAQQETRQFFNRDEDGGAPPPAPPAPGMRPPAPPAPPAPPARPSRPARPSADNSDDDDYYNGGSILGRGY; encoded by the coding sequence GTGGACAATAACGGGCGCGCACCCGAAATCGCCGAAATCGGACAGCGAGCCGCGGAGGCCCAGGAGCGTCTCAAGCGCGTCGCCGCCACGGCGACGAGCAACGACGGGGCGGTCACCGTCACCGTGAACACCAGCGGAGCCCTGCAGCAGCTCAGCTTCGGCCCCCGCGCCGACGAGATCAGCCGCAGCGCGCTCGCCGCCGCCGTCGTCGCCACGGCGCACCGCGCCCAGGCCCACGCGGCCCAGCAGCTGCACGCCATCATGGCCCCGCTCATCGGCGAAAACAGCGACGCGATGAAATTCCTCGACGAGCAGATTCCCACGCCGGAAGTGCCCGAGGAACAACCGCCGGCACAGCAGGAAACGCGACAATTCTTCAATCGCGACGAGGATGGTGGCGCACCTCCGCCGGCCCCTCCGGCCCCTGGCATGCGCCCACCCGCACCCCCGGCCCCTCCGGCGCCCCCGGCCCGCCCCTCCCGCCCGGCCCGGCCCTCGGCCGACAACTCCGATGACGACGACTACTACAACGGCGGCTCGATCCTGGGGAGGGGTTACTGA
- a CDS encoding oxidoreductase — protein MSVWFVTGASRGFGLEIARTALERGDQVVATARQASAVEKEFPGNPSVLAVALDVTDEAAASAVVGAALDRFGRIDVLVNNAGRGLLGAVEEASDSAVRAVFDANVFGLLSVTRAVLPVLRRQRSGHVVNISSVGGFTTGPGWGVYGATKFAVEALSEALHGELAPLGVHVTVVEPGFFRTDFLDSSSLHRAEGEIADYAVSAGAVRATADSRNHTQPGDPRKAALAIASVVASASPPLRLQLGADSVARVEAKLDFVRDELSRWRELSVSTDHG, from the coding sequence GTGAGCGTCTGGTTCGTCACCGGTGCGTCGCGGGGTTTCGGCCTCGAGATCGCGCGGACGGCGCTGGAGCGCGGTGACCAGGTGGTGGCCACCGCTCGCCAGGCGTCGGCCGTGGAGAAGGAGTTCCCGGGCAATCCTTCGGTTCTGGCGGTGGCGCTCGATGTGACGGACGAGGCTGCTGCGTCTGCTGTGGTGGGCGCCGCGCTGGACCGGTTCGGGCGCATCGACGTGCTGGTGAACAACGCCGGCCGCGGCCTGCTGGGCGCGGTGGAGGAGGCGTCGGACTCCGCTGTGCGCGCGGTGTTCGACGCCAACGTCTTCGGCCTTTTGTCGGTGACGCGCGCGGTGCTGCCTGTGCTGCGGCGGCAACGGTCGGGGCACGTGGTGAACATCAGCTCGGTCGGCGGCTTCACGACCGGCCCGGGCTGGGGCGTGTACGGGGCGACGAAGTTCGCCGTCGAGGCGCTTTCCGAGGCGCTGCACGGGGAACTGGCGCCGCTCGGCGTGCACGTGACGGTGGTCGAGCCGGGCTTCTTCCGGACCGACTTCCTCGACTCGTCGAGCCTGCACCGCGCCGAGGGCGAGATCGCCGACTACGCCGTTTCCGCCGGCGCCGTGCGGGCGACAGCGGATTCCCGCAACCACACCCAACCGGGCGACCCGCGCAAGGCGGCGCTGGCTATTGCTTCCGTAGTGGCTTCCGCCTCGCCGCCCCTGCGCCTCCAGCTGGGCGCCGACTCCGTCGCCCGCGTCGAAGCGAAACTCGACTTCGTCCGCGACGAACTCTCCCGCTGGCGCGAGCTTTCGGTCTCCACGGACCATGGCTGA
- the hrcA gene encoding heat-inducible transcriptional repressor HrcA, translating into MANTDERRFEVLRAIVADYVSNQEPVGSKTIVERHNLGVSSATVRNDMAALEEEGYITQPHTSAGRIPTDKGYRLFVDKLSEIKPLSAAERRAITTFLDSGTDLDDVLRRSVRLLAQLTRQVAVVQYPMLTNAAVRHLEVVPLTPARLMLVLITDSGRVDQRTVDLGDVLTEESVLRLRTVLNGALAGRRLVEAAARVAELPEVAPNELRDSLTRICTVLVESLVEHPEERLVLGGTANLTRNVADFPGSLRQVLEALEEQVVVLKLLAAARNPGAVTVLIGEENEDEQMRSTSVVSIGYGRDDMLLGGMGIVGPTRMDYPGTIAAVRAVANYVGQILSGR; encoded by the coding sequence GTGGCGAACACGGACGAGCGTCGCTTCGAGGTGCTGCGCGCGATCGTGGCCGACTACGTCTCGAACCAGGAGCCGGTGGGGTCCAAGACGATCGTCGAGCGGCACAACCTGGGCGTGTCGAGCGCGACCGTGCGCAACGACATGGCCGCGCTCGAGGAAGAGGGGTACATCACCCAGCCGCACACGAGCGCGGGGCGGATCCCCACGGACAAGGGCTACCGGCTGTTCGTGGACAAGCTCTCGGAGATCAAGCCGCTCTCGGCGGCCGAGCGGCGGGCGATCACCACGTTCCTCGACTCGGGCACCGACCTCGACGACGTGCTGCGCCGGTCGGTGCGGCTGCTCGCGCAGCTCACCCGGCAGGTCGCGGTGGTGCAGTACCCGATGCTGACCAACGCGGCGGTGCGCCACCTGGAAGTGGTCCCGCTCACGCCGGCGCGGCTCATGCTCGTGCTCATCACCGACTCGGGCCGGGTCGACCAGCGCACGGTCGACTTGGGCGACGTGCTCACCGAGGAGAGCGTGCTGCGCCTGCGGACCGTGCTCAACGGCGCGCTCGCCGGACGCCGGCTCGTGGAGGCGGCCGCGAGGGTGGCCGAGCTGCCCGAGGTGGCGCCGAACGAGCTGCGCGACAGCCTCACCCGCATCTGCACGGTGCTGGTCGAGTCGCTGGTCGAGCACCCGGAGGAACGCCTGGTGCTGGGCGGCACCGCCAACCTCACCCGCAACGTCGCGGACTTCCCCGGCTCGCTGCGTCAGGTCCTCGAAGCGCTCGAGGAGCAGGTGGTCGTGCTCAAGCTGCTGGCCGCGGCTCGCAACCCCGGTGCGGTGACGGTCCTCATCGGCGAGGAAAATGAAGACGAGCAGATGCGCAGCACCTCGGTCGTGTCGATCGGCTACGGCCGGGACGACATGCTGCTGGGAGGCATGGGCATCGTCGGACCCACCCGGATGGACTACCCGGGCACCATCGCGGCCGTCCGCGCGGTGGCCAACTACGTGGGGCAGATCCTGTCCGGCCGCTGA
- a CDS encoding type VII secretion target, whose translation MAGTQQVNLTALQTHKGEVQDIGAGVKTAAEATVEGQAMSDDAFGIVGSPFGAAMELWTATASIFINGVADSAEDIADKLQQAHDAYDTHETNSKNTINTLGKELPE comes from the coding sequence ATGGCAGGCACGCAGCAGGTGAATCTCACGGCGTTGCAGACGCACAAGGGTGAGGTGCAGGACATCGGGGCGGGGGTGAAGACCGCCGCCGAGGCGACCGTCGAAGGCCAGGCGATGAGCGACGATGCCTTCGGGATCGTCGGTTCCCCGTTCGGCGCGGCGATGGAGCTCTGGACCGCCACCGCGTCGATCTTCATCAACGGTGTCGCCGACTCGGCGGAGGACATCGCCGACAAGCTCCAGCAGGCCCACGACGCGTACGACACGCACGAGACGAACTCGAAGAACACGATCAACACGCTCGGCAAGGAGCTCCCGGAATGA
- a CDS encoding 16S rRNA (uracil(1498)-N(3))-methyltransferase, with protein MPDTTLPVFLATAVPDRGSAVLDGEEARHAATVRRLRVGEQLVLSDGAGAMARCTVDAVQAGRDASLTLTVVEHWTEEPPALRVHVAQALAKGDRGELAVELATEAGADAIVPWRAARSVARWEDGTRGDKALARWRATARAAAKQARRAHVPDVIEPVGTRELAQLAATMSRTLVLESGVTSRLTEIDLPDTGDILLVVGPEGGITDNELSTLEAAGATTVRLGPTVLRTSTAAAVALGALGALTGRWK; from the coding sequence GTGCCCGACACCACGCTGCCGGTCTTCCTCGCCACCGCCGTGCCCGACCGCGGTTCGGCCGTTCTCGACGGCGAGGAAGCCCGGCACGCCGCCACCGTGCGCCGGCTGCGCGTGGGGGAGCAGCTCGTGCTCTCCGACGGCGCCGGCGCGATGGCCCGCTGCACCGTCGACGCCGTGCAGGCCGGGCGAGACGCCTCCCTCACCCTGACAGTCGTCGAGCACTGGACGGAGGAGCCGCCGGCGCTGCGGGTCCACGTCGCGCAGGCACTGGCCAAGGGCGACCGCGGTGAACTCGCCGTGGAACTCGCCACCGAGGCCGGCGCCGACGCGATCGTGCCCTGGCGCGCCGCCCGCAGCGTCGCGCGCTGGGAAGACGGCACCCGCGGTGACAAGGCACTGGCCCGCTGGCGCGCGACCGCCCGCGCCGCCGCCAAACAAGCCCGACGCGCACACGTGCCCGACGTCATCGAACCCGTCGGCACCCGGGAGCTCGCCCAGCTGGCTGCCACGATGTCCCGCACGCTCGTGCTCGAGTCCGGCGTGACCAGCCGGCTCACGGAGATCGACCTCCCGGACACCGGTGACATCTTGCTCGTCGTCGGCCCCGAAGGCGGCATCACCGACAACGAGCTCAGCACCCTCGAAGCCGCCGGCGCCACCACCGTCCGCCTCGGCCCGACCGTGCTGCGCACCTCCACCGCAGCCGCCGTCGCCCTCGGTGCCCTCGGTGCGCTGACCGGCCGCTGGAAGTAG
- a CDS encoding TetR/AcrR family transcriptional regulator gives MSESLSPRSARAHACALSAARELLAEGGLPAATVDAISARSGVSKATLYKHWPSRTALAAEAFGREMADAIPSPCTGDPRADLVEQVRRVSAFYAGPTGEVFAQLLAACVTDPPAAPFFREFFLDGRRAAISVLWHRLVDAGQASPTVDVEAATDVLFGPLIFRRLTGHAPLTLAEADAISSAALEGLLKRE, from the coding sequence TTGTCTGAGTCGTTGTCGCCCCGCAGCGCGCGCGCCCACGCGTGCGCGCTGTCGGCGGCGCGCGAGCTGCTCGCCGAGGGCGGCCTCCCGGCCGCCACGGTCGACGCGATCAGCGCCCGGTCCGGGGTGAGCAAGGCGACGCTGTACAAGCACTGGCCGAGCCGTACCGCGTTGGCCGCCGAGGCTTTCGGCCGGGAGATGGCGGATGCCATTCCTTCGCCTTGTACTGGCGATCCGCGGGCGGACCTGGTCGAGCAGGTGCGTCGGGTCTCGGCGTTCTACGCCGGGCCGACGGGGGAGGTCTTCGCCCAGCTGCTGGCCGCCTGTGTGACGGACCCTCCGGCGGCCCCGTTCTTCCGCGAGTTCTTTTTGGACGGTCGACGAGCGGCCATTTCCGTGCTGTGGCATCGTTTGGTCGATGCCGGCCAGGCTTCGCCGACGGTGGACGTCGAAGCGGCGACGGACGTTCTGTTCGGCCCCCTGATCTTCCGCCGCCTGACGGGCCACGCGCCCCTGACGCTGGCGGAAGCCGACGCGATCTCGTCGGCGGCTCTGGAGGGGCTGCTCAAGCGGGAATGA
- the dnaJ gene encoding molecular chaperone DnaJ gives MARDYYGILGVAKNASDQEIKRAYRKLARELHPDVNPSEDAQHKFGEVTTAYEVLSDPQKRKIVDLGGDPMDSGARGGGGGGDPFAGFGGLGDIMDAFFGAAGGGGGGRGRGPRSRVQPGSDALIRLALTLEECATGADREITVDTAVVCDLCRGAGTAEGTSTKTCDTCGGAGEVQSVQRSFLGQVVTARPCPVCRGFGEVIPDPCRQCGGDGRIRARRNVTAKIPPGVGDGMRIRLSGQGEVGPGGGPAGDLYVEIDELPHEVFVREGNELHCNFRIPMTTAALGATVPISTLVDGDYELDVEPGTQPNTELVLTGKGMPRLRSSGRVDGRGDLHVHIDVVVPTKLDEAQRDLLVELAQQRGEEVPTLASNGSKHGGLFSKLRTKHR, from the coding sequence GTGGCGAGGGACTACTACGGGATCCTCGGGGTGGCCAAGAACGCGTCGGATCAGGAGATCAAGCGCGCGTACCGCAAGCTGGCCCGTGAGCTGCACCCCGACGTGAACCCGTCGGAGGACGCGCAGCACAAGTTCGGCGAGGTGACCACCGCCTACGAGGTGCTCTCCGACCCGCAGAAGCGCAAGATCGTCGACCTCGGCGGCGACCCGATGGACTCGGGCGCGCGCGGCGGTGGCGGTGGCGGCGACCCGTTCGCCGGCTTCGGCGGGCTCGGCGACATCATGGACGCGTTCTTCGGCGCCGCCGGTGGTGGTGGCGGAGGCCGTGGCCGGGGACCGCGCAGCCGCGTGCAGCCGGGCTCCGACGCGCTGATCCGCCTGGCGCTCACGCTCGAGGAATGCGCCACCGGCGCCGACCGCGAGATCACCGTCGACACGGCCGTGGTCTGCGACCTGTGCCGCGGTGCGGGCACCGCGGAGGGCACCTCCACCAAGACGTGCGACACCTGCGGCGGCGCCGGCGAGGTGCAGTCGGTGCAGCGCTCGTTCCTCGGCCAGGTCGTCACGGCCCGCCCGTGCCCGGTCTGCCGCGGCTTCGGCGAGGTCATCCCCGACCCGTGCCGCCAGTGCGGTGGCGACGGGCGCATCCGCGCGCGCCGCAACGTCACGGCGAAGATCCCGCCGGGCGTCGGCGACGGCATGCGCATCCGGCTCTCCGGTCAGGGCGAGGTCGGCCCCGGCGGCGGCCCCGCGGGTGACCTGTACGTGGAGATCGACGAGCTGCCCCACGAGGTGTTCGTGCGTGAGGGCAACGAGCTGCACTGCAACTTCCGCATCCCGATGACCACGGCGGCACTCGGCGCGACCGTGCCGATCAGCACGCTCGTCGACGGCGACTACGAGCTCGACGTCGAGCCCGGCACCCAGCCCAACACCGAGCTCGTGCTCACCGGCAAGGGCATGCCGCGGCTGCGCTCCTCCGGGCGCGTCGACGGCCGCGGCGACCTCCACGTGCACATCGACGTGGTGGTGCCGACCAAGCTCGACGAGGCGCAGCGCGACCTGCTCGTGGAGCTGGCCCAGCAGCGCGGCGAAGAGGTGCCCACGCTGGCGTCCAACGGCAGCAAGCACGGCGGCCTGTTCTCCAAGCTGCGCACGAAGCACCGCTGA